A region from the Corynebacterium halotolerans YIM 70093 = DSM 44683 genome encodes:
- a CDS encoding Bug family tripartite tricarboxylate transporter substrate binding protein, producing MENTRQRTPMVRAVVAVIALAGLLLSGCQAAANTADYPNKRVQLLVGYGAGGANDTTARSFGQAFEEVSGGTMLVVNRPGAGGIIAATEAMVEAADGHRLFLAPIAAFTSAPLMQEVRYGDDDFRSFAVLTEQPLVLVAPADSPYETIEDLAGATGTVTHTSFGEGHMTQLVAGEVLNALGVDSQAIPFDGSPAAVQSVANGESDLGVIDITSARPRVQAGDLKALAVTGPVRVKGLEDVPTITEAGFPEADYVVSQALVGPADIPDDVAAQIEALAAEAVKQPVFQDYLETTGSHLPKQPGPEWMTGYVPMERARTEDSYDKLGVER from the coding sequence GTGGAAAACACCAGGCAACGCACACCGATGGTCCGGGCCGTTGTGGCCGTCATCGCCCTCGCCGGCCTGCTGCTCAGTGGCTGCCAGGCCGCCGCCAACACCGCGGACTACCCGAACAAACGGGTCCAGCTGCTCGTCGGATACGGGGCAGGTGGAGCGAACGACACCACCGCCCGATCCTTCGGCCAGGCCTTCGAGGAGGTCAGCGGCGGGACCATGCTCGTGGTCAACCGCCCGGGCGCCGGCGGCATCATCGCCGCGACGGAGGCCATGGTCGAGGCCGCCGACGGCCACCGCCTCTTCCTTGCCCCGATTGCCGCCTTCACCTCTGCCCCGCTGATGCAGGAGGTGCGCTACGGCGACGATGACTTCCGTTCCTTCGCCGTACTCACCGAACAGCCGCTGGTCCTGGTGGCCCCGGCGGATTCGCCCTACGAGACGATCGAGGATCTCGCGGGGGCCACCGGCACCGTCACCCACACCTCCTTCGGCGAGGGGCACATGACCCAGCTGGTCGCCGGCGAGGTGCTCAACGCGCTCGGGGTGGACTCCCAGGCCATCCCCTTCGACGGTTCCCCCGCCGCGGTCCAGTCGGTGGCCAACGGCGAGTCCGATCTCGGCGTCATCGACATCACCAGTGCCCGGCCCCGGGTCCAGGCCGGCGACCTGAAGGCGTTGGCCGTCACCGGACCGGTCCGGGTGAAAGGGCTCGAGGACGTGCCCACCATCACCGAGGCGGGTTTCCCGGAGGCCGACTACGTCGTCTCCCAGGCGCTGGTCGGTCCCGCCGACATCCCCGACGACGTCGCCGCGCAGATCGAGGCCCTGGCGGCGGAGGCTGTGAAGCAACCCGTCTTCCAGGACTATCTGGAGACCACCGGCAGCCACCTGCCCAAACAGCCCGGGCCGGAATGGATGACCGGCTACGTGCCCATGGAGAGGGCCCGCACCGAAGATTCCTACGACAAGTTGGGAGTGGAACGATGA
- a CDS encoding MBL fold metallo-hydrolase: MSPDPTPRVITLGTGGGPRIWLNADQATAPRCGIATAVVVGDRWYLIDAGHGTFTQIKRAGLDISDLAGIFITHLHSDHIIDLNSVTIFGMFDLAGQLPEIPIYGPGDRQVLPQISPRAQVPVEPIFPGNPTPGIAGLFTALMQAHATDLNDRIIDALRPSPLDVWQPRNIVIPPEVGFHANDNPFPDVAPWVIHEDDRVRVSATLVVHPPIAPAFAFRFDTEAGSVTISGDTRPSDNLVTLAENTDLLLHEAIDFDWVHAAYPGRNEMERASVDHHRKSHTSPTEAGEIATRANARRLALHHVVPGNTPRAVLETAGTTFDGGVLVPDDLDDIALSVLGVH, translated from the coding sequence ATGAGTCCAGACCCCACTCCACGAGTCATCACCCTCGGCACCGGGGGTGGCCCGAGAATCTGGTTGAACGCGGACCAGGCCACCGCTCCACGCTGCGGCATCGCCACCGCCGTCGTGGTCGGCGACCGCTGGTACCTCATCGACGCCGGCCACGGGACCTTCACGCAGATCAAACGCGCCGGGCTCGACATCTCGGACCTGGCAGGCATCTTCATCACCCACCTGCACTCCGACCACATCATCGACCTCAACTCGGTCACCATCTTCGGCATGTTCGACCTCGCCGGACAGCTCCCGGAAATCCCGATCTACGGCCCCGGGGACCGTCAGGTGCTCCCGCAGATCTCTCCCCGCGCCCAGGTTCCCGTGGAGCCGATCTTCCCGGGTAACCCCACCCCGGGAATCGCTGGCCTGTTCACCGCGCTCATGCAGGCGCACGCCACGGACCTCAACGACCGCATCATCGACGCCCTGCGGCCCTCCCCACTCGACGTCTGGCAGCCCCGGAACATCGTCATCCCGCCGGAGGTGGGCTTTCACGCCAACGACAACCCCTTCCCCGACGTGGCCCCCTGGGTCATCCACGAGGACGACCGCGTCCGCGTCAGCGCCACCCTGGTCGTCCACCCGCCGATCGCCCCGGCCTTCGCCTTCCGCTTCGATACCGAGGCGGGCAGCGTGACGATCTCCGGCGACACCCGTCCCAGCGACAACCTCGTCACTCTCGCGGAGAACACCGACCTGCTTCTGCACGAGGCCATCGACTTCGACTGGGTGCACGCCGCCTACCCGGGCCGCAACGAGATGGAGCGCGCCTCCGTCGACCATCACCGCAAGTCGCACACCAGCCCGACGGAGGCCGGCGAGATCGCCACCCGCGCGAACGCCCGACGTCTCGCCCTGCACCACGTCGTCCCCGGCAACACCCCGCGGGCCGTCCTCGAGACGGCCGGCACCACCTTCGACGGTGGCGTCCTCGTCCCCGACGACCTCGACGACATCGCGCTCAGCGTGCTCGGCGTCCACTGA
- a CDS encoding LysR family transcriptional regulator produces the protein MKDVTLRQLEYLVAVAEEGSISRGAARCHVSPVAVGQALDDLERTLGATLTRRQRSKGVALTVIGGEIVRHAREVLHSVDRLPLLIDAAAERMKPTLRIGSFPTLSGWAVPPIIAEFSRHHPGVTIELLESDYETLHEGLRHGTLDILIGFQNHVKPGVQMIPIAPVQLRAIVSTEHRLADRRSARLAELADEDIIINALYPVSELLTELLERHGVAHAIRWRTTSTDVIKNLIGRNLAVSPVVSPGLSFISSEGRPLAAVPLTGDLPPQAVVACVAEDVPVGPAHRAVVDILRQHSTTTLNPPGASIVGA, from the coding sequence ATGAAGGACGTGACGCTCCGCCAGCTCGAGTACCTGGTGGCCGTGGCCGAGGAGGGCTCCATCAGCAGAGGGGCCGCCCGCTGCCACGTCTCCCCGGTGGCCGTGGGGCAGGCGCTGGACGATCTCGAACGGACCCTGGGGGCGACCCTGACCCGCCGACAACGGTCGAAAGGCGTCGCCCTCACGGTCATCGGCGGGGAGATCGTCCGGCACGCGCGGGAGGTGCTGCATTCGGTCGACCGTCTTCCGCTGCTCATCGACGCCGCAGCCGAGCGGATGAAGCCGACCCTGCGGATCGGTTCATTCCCCACCTTGTCCGGGTGGGCGGTGCCCCCGATCATCGCCGAGTTCTCCCGCCACCATCCCGGAGTCACGATCGAGTTGCTCGAATCCGACTACGAGACCCTCCACGAAGGGCTACGCCACGGCACCCTCGACATCCTCATCGGTTTCCAGAACCACGTGAAGCCGGGTGTCCAGATGATCCCCATCGCCCCAGTTCAACTGCGGGCGATCGTGTCCACGGAGCACCGTCTGGCCGATCGCCGGAGCGCCCGTCTCGCGGAACTGGCGGACGAGGACATCATCATCAACGCGCTGTACCCGGTCTCCGAACTGCTCACCGAGCTCCTGGAGCGCCACGGCGTGGCGCACGCCATCCGCTGGCGCACCACCAGCACGGATGTGATCAAGAACCTCATCGGCCGGAATCTGGCGGTCAGCCCGGTGGTCAGCCCCGGGCTGTCCTTCATCTCCAGCGAGGGGCGCCCCCTGGCGGCGGTACCACTGACCGGCGACCTTCCCCCACAGGCCGTCGTCGCCTGCGTCGCGGAGGACGTGCCGGTGGGACCGGCGCACCGGGCGGTCGTCGATATCCTGCGGCAACACTCGACCACCACCCTCAACCCGCCGGGTGCATCTATCGTGGGGGCATGA
- a CDS encoding MDR family oxidoreductase: MNRSLIVNKSDDTDDSVNTTLTDELHLGEGDLLIDVTYSSLNYKDAMALRGDKGVARTLPLVPGIDAVGTVVESDSERFNTGDEVVINGAGLGEFRHGGYATQQRIPSESTVALPAAFSARQAAAIGTAGFTAALSVDALREQGVEPGDGDILVTGATGGVGSVAIHLLKRLGYTAAASTGRVEEHGDYLRELGAAEVIDRAELSEQGKPLQKSRWAGVVDAVGSHTLVNALAQTRWGGTVTACGLAQGPDLQGTVLPFILRGVKLVGINSVDAPLELRERAWATLAEHLDTDVLEAMTSTVTLADVAAAGADLMAGRSHGRTVVDVRG; the protein is encoded by the coding sequence ATGAACCGCAGCCTCATTGTGAACAAGTCCGACGACACCGACGATTCCGTGAACACCACCCTGACCGATGAACTCCACCTCGGCGAGGGGGACCTGCTCATCGATGTCACCTACTCCTCCCTGAACTACAAGGACGCCATGGCCCTGCGGGGCGACAAAGGCGTGGCTCGCACACTCCCGCTCGTGCCGGGCATCGACGCCGTGGGCACCGTCGTGGAGTCCGACTCGGAGCGCTTCAATACCGGTGACGAGGTCGTCATCAACGGCGCCGGTCTCGGCGAGTTCCGCCACGGTGGCTACGCCACACAGCAGCGCATCCCCTCCGAATCGACGGTCGCGTTGCCGGCCGCGTTCTCCGCGCGGCAGGCAGCCGCGATCGGCACCGCCGGGTTCACCGCGGCGCTGAGCGTGGACGCGCTGCGTGAGCAGGGCGTCGAACCCGGGGACGGGGACATCCTGGTCACCGGCGCCACCGGCGGCGTCGGCTCCGTGGCCATCCACCTGCTCAAACGGCTGGGCTACACGGCCGCCGCCTCCACCGGCCGTGTCGAGGAGCACGGCGACTACCTGCGCGAGCTGGGCGCGGCGGAGGTCATCGACCGCGCCGAGCTCTCCGAGCAGGGCAAGCCGCTGCAGAAGTCCCGGTGGGCGGGCGTGGTCGACGCCGTCGGCTCCCACACACTGGTCAACGCGCTCGCGCAGACCCGGTGGGGCGGTACGGTGACCGCCTGTGGCCTGGCCCAGGGCCCCGATCTGCAGGGCACGGTGCTGCCCTTCATCCTCCGCGGCGTGAAGTTGGTGGGCATCAACTCGGTCGACGCCCCGCTCGAACTGCGCGAACGCGCCTGGGCGACGCTAGCCGAACACCTCGACACCGATGTGCTGGAGGCCATGACCTCCACGGTGACGCTTGCCGACGTCGCGGCCGCCGGCGCGGATCTGATGGCGGGACGAAGCCACGGGCGCACCGTCGTGGATGTGCGGGGCTGA
- a CDS encoding HNH endonuclease translates to MGEKPMLTEITDLPDTDLIDAIHTTHHTLTRHQARFIVSLAEFHDRNLAKKHGAPNTVTWLMRHHDLARRTAYEYLGIGTKLRAFHQVTAEFLTGRLSYSKIRLLLRYLTHSNEDELVELALQHCLTELEQALAGRPRSGGKKARGNCLRVVIDEDTGGLNFWGSLDADHGAEFLAALKTGELAYLRDLTNIDPEVLNNPEALDAEITTARQDTEQQITSEQMTGQDGTDTAGDQKDGARTRFGAPLSTSLLSAFLAVINMVRTHPVSTVRAPGAQVNVLVTLDGRVVIPDRFGAETAALLRSILNGDIRYHLLDNNGLHLKLSRSARLASPALEKALLTRWGYRCATPGCCHSRFLEFHHITDWASGGTTDLDNLIPLCSGCHALVTAGKMTIHADEINPQLLRFRLPGGQSHTSTARELPVRNEQMGIWADDYTDGPVPRGDEHHRQVWDSTDSFDDPDTDNGRGTG, encoded by the coding sequence ATGGGGGAGAAGCCGATGCTCACCGAGATCACCGACCTACCCGACACCGACCTGATCGATGCCATCCACACCACCCACCACACCCTGACCCGCCACCAGGCCCGCTTCATCGTGTCACTGGCCGAATTCCACGACCGCAACCTCGCCAAAAAACACGGAGCACCCAACACCGTCACCTGGCTGATGCGCCACCACGACCTCGCCCGCCGCACCGCCTACGAATACCTCGGAATCGGCACAAAACTACGGGCCTTCCACCAGGTCACCGCCGAATTCCTCACCGGCCGACTGTCCTACTCCAAAATCCGCCTGCTCCTGCGCTACCTCACCCACTCCAACGAAGATGAGCTGGTCGAGTTGGCCCTCCAGCACTGCCTGACCGAGTTGGAGCAGGCCCTGGCCGGCCGACCCCGCAGCGGCGGCAAAAAGGCCCGGGGTAATTGCCTCCGCGTGGTCATCGACGAGGACACCGGGGGCCTGAACTTCTGGGGATCCCTGGACGCCGACCACGGAGCCGAATTCCTCGCCGCCCTGAAAACCGGCGAACTGGCCTACCTACGCGACCTGACCAACATCGACCCCGAGGTACTCAACAACCCGGAGGCACTCGACGCGGAGATCACGACCGCCCGACAAGACACCGAACAACAGATCACCTCCGAACAGATGACCGGGCAGGACGGGACGGACACCGCGGGCGACCAGAAGGACGGGGCACGCACCCGCTTCGGAGCGCCACTGAGCACCAGCCTGTTATCGGCGTTCCTCGCGGTGATCAACATGGTGCGCACCCACCCGGTGAGCACGGTCCGCGCCCCAGGCGCGCAGGTCAACGTCCTGGTGACCCTCGACGGAAGGGTCGTGATCCCCGACCGCTTCGGAGCAGAGACCGCCGCACTGCTGCGCAGCATCCTCAACGGCGACATCCGCTACCACCTGCTGGACAACAACGGCCTGCACCTCAAACTCAGCCGATCCGCCCGCCTGGCCTCCCCGGCACTGGAAAAAGCCCTGCTCACCCGCTGGGGCTACCGCTGCGCCACCCCGGGATGCTGCCACTCACGGTTCCTGGAATTCCACCACATCACCGACTGGGCCTCCGGCGGCACCACCGATCTCGACAACCTCATCCCACTGTGTTCCGGCTGCCACGCCCTGGTCACCGCAGGGAAAATGACCATCCACGCCGACGAGATCAACCCCCAGCTACTGCGCTTCCGCCTCCCCGGAGGCCAGTCCCACACCTCCACCGCCCGGGAACTGCCCGTCCGCAACGAGCAGATGGGAATCTGGGCAGACGACTACACCGACGGCCCCGTCCCCCGCGGCGACGAGCACCACCGCCAGGTCTGGGACAGCACCGACTCCTTCGACGACCCCGACACCGACAACGGCCGAGGCACCGGATAA
- the leuS gene encoding leucine--tRNA ligase, with protein MTTPSETPEHRYTPQLANRIERDWQQYWTDNGTFNAPNPVGDLAPESGELLPEDKLFVQDMFPYPSGSGLHVGHPLGYIATDVFARFNRMLGKNVLHTLGYDSFGLPAEQYAIQTGTHPRTTTMANIENMRRQLGALGLGHDQRRSVATTDPEFYRWTQWIFLQIYNAWFDEDQQKARRIDELIPLLESGELSTKDGRNYNELDRVGKAEAVDEFRLVYRSNSTVNWCPGLGTVLANEEVTADGRSERGNFPVFRKNLSQWMMRITAYSDRLIDDLELLDWPEKVKSMQRNWIGRSRGAEVNFLAQGETITVFTTRPDTLFGATYMVLAPEHELVDTLVAGGTGTYDDVDERWTYGRANPAEAVAAYRSDIAAKSDLERQENKEKTGVFLGAYAINPVNGAEIPVFIADYVLTGYGTGAIMAVPAHDTRDYEFAGVFGLPIREVVSGGNVAEEAWTGDGTLVNSVNDQSLDINGLNKAEAIERTIEWLMDSEMGVEKIQYKLRDWLFARQRYWGEPFPVVYDEDGLAHALPDSMLPVELPEVEDYKPVSFDPDDADSEPQPPLAKAREWVEVELDLGEGRQKYYRDTNVMPQWAGSSWYQLRYIDPTNDDQLCNLENERYWTGPRPEKHGANDPGGVDLYVGGVEHAVLHLLYSRFWHKVLFDLGHVTSKEPYRRLYNQGYIQAYAYTDARGVYVPAAEVEERDGRFYFEGEEVNQEYGKMGKSLKNAVAPDEIAENFGADTLRVYEMSMGPLDTSRPWATKDVIGAQRFLQRLWRLIVDENTGEVLTTDAALTDEDSKQLHRTVAGVRDDYTHLRVNTVVAKLIEYVNYLTKTYPDAIPAAAVEPLVIMVAPVAPHIAEELWKRLGHEETITFAEFPTFDEKWLVDDEIELPVQVNGKVRGRVTVPADAAQDDIVAAALADEKVAAHIEGKNVVKQIVVPGRMVNLVVK; from the coding sequence ATGACGACTCCGAGCGAAACCCCGGAACACCGCTACACGCCGCAGCTGGCCAACCGGATTGAACGGGACTGGCAGCAGTACTGGACCGACAACGGCACCTTCAACGCGCCGAACCCGGTCGGCGACCTCGCCCCGGAAAGCGGCGAGCTGCTGCCGGAGGACAAGCTCTTCGTCCAGGACATGTTCCCCTACCCCTCCGGGTCGGGTCTGCACGTGGGCCATCCGCTGGGTTATATCGCCACGGACGTCTTCGCCCGCTTCAACCGCATGCTCGGCAAGAACGTGCTGCACACCCTGGGCTACGACTCCTTCGGCCTGCCGGCGGAGCAGTACGCCATCCAGACGGGCACGCACCCGCGCACCACGACGATGGCGAATATCGAGAACATGCGTCGCCAGCTGGGGGCCCTGGGTCTCGGGCACGACCAGCGCCGCTCCGTGGCCACCACCGACCCGGAGTTCTACCGGTGGACCCAGTGGATCTTCCTGCAGATCTACAACGCCTGGTTCGACGAGGACCAGCAGAAGGCGCGTCGTATCGACGAGCTCATCCCGCTGCTGGAGTCCGGTGAGCTGAGCACCAAGGACGGCCGGAACTACAACGAGCTCGACCGGGTCGGCAAGGCCGAGGCCGTTGATGAGTTCCGGCTGGTCTACCGCTCCAACTCCACCGTGAACTGGTGCCCTGGCCTGGGCACCGTGCTGGCCAACGAGGAGGTCACCGCCGACGGCCGTTCGGAGCGCGGCAACTTCCCCGTCTTCCGCAAGAACCTCTCGCAGTGGATGATGCGCATCACCGCCTACTCGGACCGCCTCATCGACGACCTTGAGCTGCTCGACTGGCCGGAGAAGGTCAAGTCCATGCAGCGCAACTGGATCGGCCGCTCCCGGGGCGCCGAGGTGAACTTCCTGGCCCAGGGCGAGACCATCACCGTGTTCACCACCCGCCCGGACACCCTCTTCGGCGCGACCTACATGGTGCTGGCTCCTGAACACGAGCTGGTCGACACCCTCGTGGCCGGTGGCACCGGCACCTACGACGACGTCGATGAGCGCTGGACCTACGGCAGGGCGAACCCGGCCGAGGCCGTCGCCGCCTACCGCTCCGATATCGCCGCGAAGTCCGACCTGGAGCGTCAGGAGAACAAGGAGAAGACCGGTGTCTTTCTCGGCGCCTACGCCATCAACCCGGTCAACGGCGCGGAGATCCCGGTTTTCATCGCCGACTACGTGCTCACCGGCTACGGCACCGGCGCCATCATGGCCGTGCCCGCCCACGACACCCGCGACTACGAGTTCGCAGGCGTCTTCGGCCTGCCGATCCGCGAGGTCGTCTCCGGTGGAAACGTCGCCGAGGAGGCCTGGACCGGCGACGGCACCCTGGTCAACTCCGTCAATGACCAGAGTCTCGACATCAACGGCCTGAACAAGGCCGAGGCCATCGAGCGCACCATCGAATGGCTGATGGACAGCGAGATGGGCGTGGAGAAGATCCAGTACAAGCTGCGCGACTGGCTCTTCGCCCGCCAGCGCTACTGGGGCGAGCCCTTCCCCGTCGTCTACGACGAGGACGGCCTGGCCCATGCCCTGCCGGATTCCATGCTGCCCGTGGAGCTGCCCGAGGTGGAGGACTACAAGCCGGTCTCCTTCGATCCGGACGACGCCGACTCCGAGCCGCAGCCTCCGTTGGCCAAGGCCCGCGAGTGGGTCGAGGTCGAACTCGACCTGGGTGAGGGCAGGCAGAAGTACTACCGCGACACCAACGTCATGCCGCAGTGGGCCGGTTCCTCCTGGTACCAGCTGCGCTACATCGACCCGACCAATGACGATCAGCTCTGCAACCTGGAGAACGAGCGCTACTGGACCGGCCCGCGCCCGGAGAAGCACGGCGCCAACGACCCTGGCGGCGTCGACCTGTACGTCGGCGGTGTCGAGCACGCCGTACTGCACCTGCTGTACTCGCGCTTCTGGCATAAGGTGCTCTTCGATCTGGGGCACGTGACCTCGAAGGAGCCCTACCGCCGCCTGTACAACCAGGGCTATATCCAGGCCTACGCCTACACGGACGCCCGCGGCGTCTACGTTCCGGCCGCCGAGGTCGAGGAGCGTGACGGCAGGTTCTACTTCGAGGGCGAGGAGGTCAATCAGGAGTACGGCAAGATGGGCAAGTCCCTGAAGAATGCCGTGGCCCCGGACGAGATCGCCGAGAACTTCGGCGCCGACACCCTGCGCGTCTACGAAATGTCCATGGGCCCGCTGGACACCTCCCGGCCCTGGGCGACGAAGGATGTCATCGGCGCGCAGCGCTTCCTGCAGCGACTGTGGCGCCTGATCGTCGATGAGAACACCGGTGAGGTGCTCACCACCGACGCCGCGCTGACCGACGAGGACAGCAAGCAGCTGCACCGCACCGTCGCGGGCGTGCGCGACGACTACACGCACCTGCGCGTCAACACGGTGGTGGCCAAGCTCATCGAGTACGTCAACTACCTGACCAAGACCTACCCGGATGCCATCCCGGCCGCCGCCGTCGAGCCCCTGGTGATCATGGTCGCCCCGGTCGCCCCGCACATTGCCGAGGAACTGTGGAAGCGCCTCGGCCACGAGGAGACCATCACCTTCGCCGAGTTCCCCACCTTTGACGAGAAGTGGCTGGTCGACGATGAGATCGAGCTGCCCGTGCAGGTCAACGGCAAGGTCCGCGGCCGCGTGACCGTGCCTGCCGACGCCGCACAGGACGATATCGTCGCCGCCGCCCTGGCCGACGAGAAGGTCGCCGCCCATATCGAGGGTAAGAACGTGGTCAAGCAGATCGTCGTGCCCGGGCGCATGGTCAACCTGGTGGTGAAGTAG
- a CDS encoding helix-turn-helix domain-containing protein: MSKNRGGAAENLSRIQSLMDDLAHRLGRSVEVDTPSFEVVCASAQIGAIDDRRIASIIHRSPPPEPVPWILSHGIQDAVAPVRLPANPEFEMLPRVCFPVRRSGKLCAYLWLFDEPRMTDTEIARVTGFIEPLARLFAHDDGGLHDRAEELGALAAEILGGAEDSVVTALDGGYLPDDGRLTVHVVRLGETVADAADPPEGSSARRLQLELSRLHRSRPFLVTAEAGAVMVVERSRSIVDTDKVLDEVRRAAIVSAVDIEAIGSAGINELGRARTAVRRARFLSDVAALPGWRSRQLSWEDAGAWRLLIGWEFNEASVHAISDDASRLLLAGNRSYWSTVLTYLDNARNSTVTSRQLFIHRATLHYRLERAREIIGDDALEDGWRAAALQIALRLHAALGEGRAEGSTSGAGLPGSGSIPRRR, translated from the coding sequence ATGTCGAAAAATCGCGGTGGCGCAGCTGAAAACCTCAGCCGGATTCAGTCACTGATGGACGACCTGGCCCACCGGCTGGGCAGGTCCGTGGAGGTGGACACCCCTTCCTTTGAGGTGGTGTGCGCCAGTGCCCAGATCGGGGCGATCGATGATCGTCGGATCGCCTCCATCATCCACCGCTCCCCGCCCCCGGAACCCGTCCCCTGGATACTGAGCCACGGAATTCAGGACGCCGTGGCGCCGGTGAGACTGCCGGCCAACCCCGAATTCGAGATGCTGCCCAGGGTGTGCTTCCCGGTACGCCGCAGCGGGAAGCTCTGTGCCTACCTGTGGTTGTTCGATGAACCCCGCATGACGGACACGGAAATTGCGCGGGTCACCGGGTTCATTGAGCCGCTGGCCCGTCTCTTCGCCCACGATGACGGCGGACTCCATGACCGCGCGGAAGAACTTGGTGCGCTGGCCGCGGAGATCCTGGGCGGCGCGGAAGACTCCGTGGTTACCGCCCTGGATGGCGGGTACCTGCCGGATGATGGCCGACTCACCGTGCATGTCGTCCGACTCGGTGAGACGGTTGCCGACGCCGCGGACCCACCGGAGGGCTCCTCGGCCCGGCGCCTCCAGCTCGAGCTGAGCAGGTTGCACCGCAGCAGGCCCTTCCTGGTCACCGCCGAGGCCGGCGCCGTGATGGTGGTCGAACGCAGCAGATCGATCGTGGACACCGACAAGGTGCTCGATGAGGTTCGCCGGGCCGCGATCGTCAGCGCGGTGGACATCGAGGCCATCGGCTCCGCAGGTATCAATGAGCTGGGCAGGGCCCGCACCGCGGTGCGCCGGGCACGTTTCCTGTCCGATGTGGCGGCACTTCCCGGTTGGCGGTCCAGGCAACTGTCCTGGGAGGACGCGGGGGCCTGGCGATTGCTCATCGGTTGGGAGTTCAACGAGGCCAGCGTGCACGCCATCAGCGATGATGCGTCCCGGTTGCTTCTGGCGGGCAACCGGAGCTACTGGTCGACGGTCCTGACCTATCTGGACAATGCGCGCAACTCCACCGTGACCAGCCGACAGCTGTTCATTCACCGCGCGACCCTGCACTACCGGCTGGAACGCGCCCGGGAGATCATCGGTGACGACGCCCTCGAGGACGGCTGGCGGGCGGCGGCCCTGCAGATCGCGCTGCGGCTGCATGCCGCGCTGGGCGAGGGCCGAGCCGAGGGTTCGACGTCCGGGGCGGGGCTGCCGGGAAGCGGTAGTATCCCGCGGCGTCGATGA
- a CDS encoding Glu/Leu/Phe/Val dehydrogenase family protein: MDNSIFTPLEQAGLTTLKLQYNWRTDEQTLHAAREWDEELDFSRYNQDFTAHTTLTPDPVSLGTGQVHALFAEYGLSGYLEEILDLLRQGRHEGIEVYFHRGRNIRFMCHQHSRTLGLRNRHHAIMAGGTRRHDPETPEIDVIIDGLNLGRAMSFKNIAAGLNFGGCKTTVHMDEPELDDLETLGFLAFAIDRCRTMTSPDMSLDTAVADVMNEHFSSQFTNGPSSPIGESGTPTALGSYLALKEAVRFQEGSDDLRGKSAVIMGLGAVGWYLAAHLIDAGAALTVSDLNPERVAALRAAHPDVEINAIGVDEVLSFEADILCPSAIGGILDEETINQLRYAYVFGPANNQIRATNQAEELRLAQLLADRGILFQTEWWHNTGGVMGGAEEYLNGADSSPESLRERVMSTVPRKTRENLEQARELGITPTANAYRQCTELLFPELEVAVPA, translated from the coding sequence GTGGACAACAGCATCTTCACCCCGCTGGAGCAGGCCGGCCTGACCACCCTGAAACTGCAGTACAACTGGCGCACTGATGAGCAGACGCTCCACGCGGCACGGGAATGGGACGAGGAACTGGACTTCTCGCGGTACAACCAGGACTTCACCGCCCACACCACGCTGACCCCGGACCCGGTGAGCCTCGGTACCGGGCAGGTCCATGCCCTCTTCGCCGAGTATGGCCTCAGCGGGTACCTGGAGGAGATCCTGGACCTGCTGCGCCAGGGCCGCCACGAGGGCATCGAGGTCTACTTCCACCGTGGCAGGAATATCCGTTTCATGTGTCACCAGCACAGCCGCACGCTCGGGCTGCGGAACAGGCACCACGCCATCATGGCCGGCGGCACCCGTCGCCACGACCCGGAGACCCCGGAGATCGACGTCATCATCGACGGTCTCAACCTGGGCCGGGCCATGAGCTTCAAGAACATCGCGGCCGGCCTGAACTTCGGCGGCTGCAAGACCACCGTGCACATGGACGAACCGGAGCTCGACGACCTGGAGACCCTCGGTTTCCTGGCCTTCGCCATCGATCGCTGCCGGACGATGACCAGCCCGGACATGAGCCTCGACACCGCCGTGGCGGACGTGATGAACGAGCACTTCTCGAGCCAGTTCACCAACGGCCCCAGCTCCCCGATCGGGGAGAGCGGCACCCCGACGGCCCTCGGTTCCTACCTCGCCCTGAAGGAGGCGGTGCGGTTCCAGGAGGGCAGCGACGACCTACGCGGCAAGTCCGCCGTGATCATGGGGCTGGGCGCGGTGGGCTGGTACCTGGCCGCCCACCTGATCGACGCCGGTGCCGCACTCACCGTCTCCGACCTCAACCCAGAGCGGGTCGCCGCCCTGCGCGCCGCACACCCGGACGTGGAGATCAACGCGATCGGGGTCGACGAGGTCCTCAGCTTCGAGGCGGATATCCTGTGCCCGTCCGCGATCGGCGGGATCCTCGACGAAGAGACCATCAATCAGCTGCGTTACGCTTACGTCTTCGGTCCGGCCAACAACCAGATCAGAGCCACCAACCAGGCCGAGGAGCTGCGGCTGGCCCAGCTGCTGGCCGACCGCGGGATTCTCTTCCAGACCGAGTGGTGGCACAACACCGGCGGCGTGATGGGTGGCGCCGAGGAATACCTCAACGGCGCCGACTCCTCCCCGGAGAGCCTGCGGGAGCGCGTGATGAGCACCGTGCCGCGCAAGACCCGCGAGAACCTGGAGCAGGCCCGCGAACTGGGGATCACCCCGACGGCCAACGCCTACCGGCAGTGCACCGAGCTGCTGTTTCCCGAGCTTGAGGTTGCGGTGCCCGCATGA